One stretch of Streptomyces sp. R21 DNA includes these proteins:
- a CDS encoding aldo/keto reductase, with product MQYVKLGATGLDVSRICVGCMSFGIPGRGPHEWTLDEEASRPLIRRALDTGINFFDTANVYSDGTSEEIVGRALTDLANRDEIVLATKVNGAMHEGPNGRGLSRKAIMTEIDHSLRRLGTDYVDLYQIHRFDPVTPVEETMEALHDVVKAGKARYIGASSMYAWQFSKAQYTARANGWTRFVSMQNHYNLLYREEEREMLPLCQDQGVGVVPWSPLARGRLTRDWGAATARSRTDAFGRNLYQEGDREIVDAVARIAAERDVPRARIALAWLLHQDAVTAPIVGATKPEHLDDAVASLDLELTEKEIEQLEQPYTPRAISGH from the coding sequence ATGCAGTACGTGAAGCTCGGTGCGACGGGTCTGGACGTGTCCCGGATCTGCGTGGGCTGCATGAGTTTCGGCATCCCCGGCCGCGGCCCGCACGAGTGGACCCTCGACGAGGAGGCGTCGCGCCCGCTGATCCGCCGGGCGCTGGATACCGGGATCAACTTCTTCGACACCGCGAACGTCTACTCCGACGGCACCAGCGAGGAGATCGTCGGCCGAGCGCTGACGGACCTGGCGAACCGCGACGAGATCGTCCTCGCGACCAAGGTGAACGGCGCGATGCACGAGGGCCCCAACGGCCGCGGACTGTCCCGCAAGGCGATCATGACGGAGATCGACCACAGCCTGCGCCGCCTGGGCACCGACTACGTGGACCTCTACCAGATCCACCGCTTCGACCCGGTCACCCCCGTCGAGGAGACGATGGAAGCGCTGCACGATGTGGTCAAGGCGGGCAAGGCCCGCTACATCGGGGCGAGTTCGATGTACGCCTGGCAGTTCTCCAAGGCGCAGTACACGGCACGGGCGAACGGCTGGACGCGGTTCGTGTCCATGCAGAACCACTACAACCTCCTCTACCGCGAGGAGGAACGCGAGATGCTGCCGCTGTGCCAGGACCAGGGCGTCGGCGTGGTGCCCTGGAGCCCGCTCGCGCGCGGTCGCCTCACCCGTGACTGGGGCGCGGCCACCGCGCGCAGCCGGACCGACGCGTTCGGCAGGAACCTGTACCAGGAGGGCGACCGGGAGATCGTCGACGCCGTCGCCCGGATCGCCGCCGAACGCGACGTGCCGCGCGCCCGGATCGCCCTCGCCTGGCTGCTGCACCAGGACGCCGTGACCGCGCCCATCGTCGGTGCCACCAAGCCCGAGCACCTCGACGACGCCGTCGCCTCCCTCGACCTGGAGCTCACCGAGAAGGAGATCGAACAGCTGGAGCAGCCGTACACGCCCCGGGCGATCAGCGGTCACTGA
- a CDS encoding LLM class flavin-dependent oxidoreductase: protein MSVLDRSRTREGHEDGEALRDTVRLAQDLEALGYHRIWVSEHHGVPGVAGSAPTVLAAAVASATRTIRVGTGGVMLPNHQPLVVAEQFGVLESLFPGRIDMGLGRSVGFTDGVRKALGRDKDDADDFSGQLAELLGWFRDTSPTGVRARPAEGLTVPPFVLAMGEGATIAAQAGLPMVIGDLRNREKMQRGIDHYRAAFRPSPWASEPYVVISGTIAVAATPEAAHRLLLPEAWSMARSRTQGTFPPLPPAERVEDLTMTDKERGFYESGLTGHIAGTEDQVAHELETVIKETGAQEVLVTTSTYDRNALLDSYRRLARVAGLSPA, encoded by the coding sequence CTGTCCGTGCTCGACCGCTCCCGCACCCGCGAGGGGCACGAGGACGGCGAGGCGCTGCGTGACACCGTGCGCCTGGCCCAGGACCTGGAGGCGCTCGGCTACCACCGCATCTGGGTCTCGGAGCACCACGGCGTCCCCGGCGTGGCCGGCTCCGCGCCGACCGTGCTGGCCGCCGCGGTCGCCTCGGCCACCCGCACGATCCGGGTCGGCACCGGCGGCGTGATGCTGCCCAACCACCAACCGCTCGTCGTCGCCGAGCAGTTCGGAGTCCTGGAGTCCCTGTTCCCCGGGCGGATCGACATGGGCCTGGGCCGCTCCGTCGGCTTCACGGACGGGGTGCGCAAGGCGCTCGGCCGGGACAAGGACGACGCCGATGACTTCTCCGGGCAGCTGGCCGAACTGCTCGGCTGGTTCCGCGACACCTCGCCGACCGGTGTGCGCGCACGGCCTGCGGAGGGCCTGACCGTGCCGCCCTTCGTCCTCGCGATGGGCGAGGGCGCCACGATCGCGGCACAGGCGGGCCTCCCGATGGTCATCGGCGACCTGCGCAACCGCGAGAAGATGCAGCGCGGCATCGACCACTACCGGGCGGCCTTCCGCCCCTCCCCCTGGGCGTCGGAGCCGTACGTCGTCATCTCGGGCACCATCGCGGTCGCCGCCACCCCCGAGGCGGCACACCGCCTGCTGCTGCCCGAGGCCTGGTCGATGGCCCGCTCCCGCACACAGGGCACATTCCCGCCCCTGCCGCCCGCCGAGCGTGTCGAGGACCTCACGATGACCGACAAGGAGCGGGGCTTCTACGAGTCCGGCCTGACCGGCCACATCGCCGGAACCGAGGACCAGGTCGCCCACGAGCTGGAGACAGTGATCAAGGAGACCGGCGCGCAGGAGGTGCTGGTCACGACCAGTACGTACGACCGCAACGCCCTGCTGGACTCCTACCGGAGACTCGCCCGGGTCGCGGGACTGAGCCCGGCCTAG
- a CDS encoding ATP-binding cassette domain-containing protein, whose translation MPSPHDSYVRVRGAREHNLRGVDVDIPRDVLAVFTGVSGSGKSSLAFGTIYAEAQRRYFESVAPYARRLIHQVGAPKVGDITGLPPAVSLQQRRSAPGSRSSVGTVTNLSNSLRMLFSRAGDYPQGAERLDSDAFSPNTAAGACPECHGLGQVHRTTEELLVPDPSLSIREGAIAAWPGAWQGKNLRDVLDTLGYDVDRPWRELPAKERAWILFTDEQPVVTVHPVRDAGRIQRPYQGTYMSARRYVMKTFSDSKSPTLRAKAERFLASSPCPVCGGSRLRPEALAVTFAGRTIAELAALPLAELAEALHGTSEAARVLTEDLKARIAPVTELGLGYLSLDRATPTLSAGELQRLRLATQLRSGLFGVVYVLDEPSAGLHPADTEALLTVLDRLKAAGNSVFVVEHHLDVVRGADWLVDVGPRAGEHGGRVLHSGPVAALAAVEESATARFLFDRSPAPLREVREPRGQLKVGPVTRHNLHGVTAEFPLGVLTAVTGVSGSGKSTLIGEVTEELPGVGRLVSVDQKPIGRTPRSNLATYTGLFDVVRKVFAATDEAKRRGYGVGRFSFNVAGGRCETCQGEGFVSVELLFLPSTYAPCPDCGGARYNPETLEVAYHGRNIAQVLDLTVEAAAEFFADTDTAAVTRSLTTLLDVGLGYLRLGQPATELSGGEAQRIKLASELQRVRRGHTLYVLDEPTTGLHPADVEVLMSQLHGLVDAGHTVVVVEHDMAVVAGADWVIDLGPGGGDAGGRIVATGPPREVARVTGSATAPYLARTLPPGA comes from the coding sequence ATGCCCAGCCCGCACGACTCGTACGTCCGTGTCCGGGGCGCCCGCGAGCACAATCTGCGGGGTGTGGACGTAGACATCCCGCGTGACGTGCTCGCGGTCTTCACCGGTGTCTCCGGCTCCGGCAAGTCCTCGCTGGCCTTCGGGACGATCTACGCGGAGGCGCAGCGGCGCTACTTCGAGTCGGTCGCGCCGTACGCACGGCGGCTGATCCACCAGGTCGGGGCGCCGAAGGTCGGGGACATCACGGGGCTGCCGCCCGCGGTCTCGCTCCAGCAGCGCCGGTCCGCGCCCGGCTCGCGTTCGTCCGTGGGGACGGTCACCAATCTCTCCAACTCGCTGCGGATGCTGTTCTCGCGGGCGGGCGACTATCCGCAGGGCGCCGAGCGCCTCGACTCGGACGCCTTCTCGCCGAACACGGCGGCCGGGGCGTGCCCGGAGTGCCACGGACTCGGTCAAGTGCACCGTACGACCGAGGAGTTGCTGGTCCCGGATCCCTCGCTGTCGATCCGCGAGGGGGCCATCGCCGCATGGCCGGGCGCCTGGCAGGGCAAGAACCTGCGCGATGTGCTCGACACGCTGGGGTACGACGTTGACCGGCCGTGGCGCGAGCTGCCCGCGAAGGAGCGCGCGTGGATCCTGTTCACGGACGAGCAGCCGGTCGTCACCGTCCACCCGGTGCGGGACGCCGGACGCATCCAACGCCCTTACCAGGGAACGTACATGAGCGCCCGGCGCTATGTGATGAAGACGTTCTCCGACTCCAAGAGCCCGACCCTGCGAGCCAAGGCCGAGCGGTTCCTGGCCAGTTCGCCGTGTCCGGTGTGCGGGGGCAGCCGGCTGCGGCCCGAGGCGCTGGCCGTGACGTTCGCGGGCCGCACGATCGCCGAGCTGGCCGCGCTCCCGCTGGCGGAACTGGCCGAGGCCCTGCACGGGACGTCGGAAGCCGCCCGCGTGCTCACGGAGGACCTGAAGGCCCGCATCGCGCCCGTCACCGAGCTCGGCCTCGGCTATCTCAGCCTGGACCGCGCCACGCCCACCCTGTCAGCGGGCGAGCTGCAACGGCTGCGGCTGGCCACGCAGTTGCGCTCCGGGCTCTTCGGTGTCGTCTACGTCCTCGACGAACCGTCCGCCGGACTGCACCCGGCGGACACCGAGGCCCTGCTGACGGTCCTTGACCGGCTGAAGGCGGCGGGCAACTCGGTGTTCGTCGTCGAGCACCACCTCGATGTCGTGCGCGGCGCCGACTGGCTCGTCGACGTGGGCCCGCGCGCGGGCGAGCACGGCGGACGCGTCCTGCACAGCGGCCCGGTGGCCGCTCTCGCGGCGGTCGAGGAGTCGGCGACGGCCCGCTTCCTCTTCGACCGCTCCCCCGCTCCCCTACGCGAAGTGCGGGAACCGCGCGGGCAGTTGAAGGTCGGCCCGGTGACCCGGCACAACCTGCACGGGGTCACCGCCGAGTTCCCGCTCGGCGTGCTCACGGCCGTCACCGGCGTCTCCGGCTCCGGCAAGTCCACGCTCATCGGCGAGGTGACGGAGGAGCTGCCGGGCGTCGGGCGGCTCGTCTCCGTGGACCAGAAGCCCATCGGCCGTACCCCGCGCTCGAACCTGGCGACGTACACGGGCCTGTTCGACGTCGTACGCAAGGTGTTCGCCGCGACGGACGAAGCCAAGCGGCGCGGCTACGGCGTGGGGCGCTTCTCCTTCAACGTCGCCGGCGGGCGCTGCGAGACCTGCCAGGGCGAGGGATTCGTCAGTGTGGAGCTGCTCTTCCTGCCGAGCACCTACGCGCCGTGCCCGGACTGCGGAGGGGCCCGCTACAACCCCGAGACCCTCGAAGTCGCCTACCACGGACGGAACATCGCCCAGGTGCTCGACCTGACGGTGGAGGCCGCGGCGGAGTTCTTCGCCGACACGGACACAGCCGCCGTCACCCGAAGCCTGACCACGCTCCTCGACGTCGGCCTCGGCTATCTGCGCCTCGGCCAGCCCGCGACGGAGCTGTCCGGCGGCGAGGCCCAACGCATCAAGCTGGCCTCGGAGTTGCAGCGCGTACGACGCGGCCACACCCTCTACGTCCTCGACGAACCGACGACCGGCCTGCACCCGGCCGACGTCGAGGTGCTGATGAGCCAGCTCCACGGCCTCGTCGACGCGGGCCACACCGTCGTCGTGGTCGAGCACGACATGGCCGTGGTCGCGGGCGCCGACTGGGTCATCGACCTCGGCCCGGGCGGCGGCGACGCGGGCGGACGGATCGTGGCGACGGGACCGCCGCGCGAGGTGGCCCGGGTGACCGGCAGCGCGACGGCTCCCTACCTTGCCCGCACGCTCCCACCCGGCGCATAG
- a CDS encoding RICIN domain-containing protein has translation MRPLRIGAGTVKALAAATVVFAAVLPAQPAYAATTNFYVDPVNGSDTNSGTSTAAAFKTVQAAQAAVRAVNANMSDDIVVNLRGGTYPLTAPVTFGTSDSGTNGHTVVYQAYNGETPVISGGKAITGWTSAAGGEYKAPVGTLNFRQLYVNGVRATRARFPDVGSDFQLQGSDKPNKLLKVLSSQVSNWDHLSQVEMMLETQWGESFLRLKSLSSSNGITNVSIQDHEAGILFQRPFPVLADGSPLHFENAHEFLNEPGEFYVDTAAQTVYYKPRPGEDMSTAAVQAPTLRTLFDVEGTSLGSPAHDLRFSGITFTRTTWMEATDNGYLNGQGGNYNISADNSNNQYVGRPPAGVQAANADRVSFTGNTFTHMGATALDLHHGVHDSTVTGNLISDIAGNGITVGKFSDPTVEYHTVYNPPTSPAGEDAREVVKNVTVKNNLITRIGEDYPGTAAINAGFVNSTTIEHNDISDTPWAGISLGWGWQSAVNAEGNNSISYNRIGNVMNRLCDSAAIYHLSNDPGTVLNGNYVHDVVRGPAACGSAVAGLYMDEGSNNMTLSNNVLSHTDGFINQNRNGSSVTLTNNTTSGDSVIKASGLESAYRGLAAKLDLAHNKPASSSSVFGSGWSAGNAVDNDGSTGWSPTGSDASAWWQVDLGQTYQLGQLSLTTRQDLDQSETRGKFEVRASNDPSFGTYTVLGRQTETLPLASTLTGNVDVRQKFRYVRVAKTDGGYFFIADFSVQQAGGALEDSTGTPNINPSTNYTIKNVNSGQLMDVNAGSTADGASVIQWPSHGGANQQWNIVPVSGQLYRIVNRNSGKALDINASSHRRGTALQQYTYGGGSNQLWYFEPTSGGYVIRNFESRQILEVNGGSTANGATVAQWMPLNQSNQAWTIQ, from the coding sequence ATGAGACCCCTACGCATCGGGGCGGGAACGGTCAAGGCGCTCGCAGCGGCAACTGTCGTCTTCGCGGCCGTGCTGCCCGCGCAACCCGCCTACGCGGCCACCACGAACTTCTACGTCGACCCCGTCAACGGCAGTGACACCAACTCAGGAACCAGCACCGCCGCGGCCTTCAAGACCGTCCAGGCTGCTCAGGCCGCAGTCCGAGCCGTCAACGCGAACATGTCCGACGACATCGTCGTGAACCTGCGCGGTGGCACCTACCCCCTCACCGCCCCGGTCACCTTCGGCACCAGTGACTCGGGCACGAACGGCCACACCGTTGTCTACCAGGCGTACAACGGTGAGACGCCCGTGATCAGCGGCGGCAAGGCGATCACCGGCTGGACCTCGGCCGCGGGCGGCGAGTACAAGGCACCCGTGGGCACGCTCAACTTCCGGCAGCTGTACGTCAACGGGGTCCGCGCCACCCGGGCCCGCTTCCCCGACGTCGGCTCGGACTTCCAGCTGCAGGGCAGTGACAAGCCCAACAAGCTGCTGAAGGTGCTCAGTTCGCAGGTCTCCAACTGGGACCACCTCAGCCAGGTCGAGATGATGCTGGAAACGCAGTGGGGCGAGAGCTTCCTGCGGCTGAAGTCGCTCAGCTCCAGCAACGGCATCACCAACGTGTCGATCCAGGACCATGAGGCGGGCATCCTGTTCCAGCGGCCCTTCCCGGTGCTCGCCGACGGCTCACCCCTGCACTTCGAGAACGCCCACGAGTTCCTCAACGAACCGGGCGAGTTCTATGTCGACACGGCCGCGCAGACCGTCTACTACAAACCGCGCCCCGGCGAGGACATGTCCACGGCCGCCGTGCAGGCGCCGACGCTCAGGACGCTTTTCGACGTCGAGGGCACGAGCCTCGGCAGTCCCGCCCACGACCTGCGCTTCTCCGGGATCACCTTCACCCGGACCACCTGGATGGAGGCGACCGACAACGGCTACCTCAACGGCCAGGGCGGCAACTACAACATCTCGGCCGACAACTCCAACAACCAGTACGTCGGTCGTCCGCCGGCCGGGGTCCAGGCCGCGAACGCCGACCGTGTCTCCTTCACGGGCAACACGTTCACGCACATGGGCGCCACCGCGCTCGACCTGCACCACGGCGTGCACGACAGCACCGTGACCGGCAACCTCATCTCCGACATCGCCGGCAACGGGATCACGGTCGGCAAGTTCTCCGACCCGACCGTGGAATACCACACCGTCTACAACCCGCCCACCTCGCCGGCCGGTGAGGACGCCCGGGAGGTGGTCAAGAACGTCACCGTCAAGAACAACCTGATCACCCGGATCGGTGAGGACTACCCGGGAACCGCCGCTATCAACGCGGGCTTCGTCAACAGCACCACCATCGAGCACAACGACATCTCCGACACTCCGTGGGCCGGCATCTCGCTCGGCTGGGGCTGGCAGTCGGCGGTCAACGCCGAAGGCAACAACAGCATCAGCTACAACCGCATCGGCAACGTGATGAACCGGCTCTGCGACTCCGCCGCCATCTACCACCTCTCGAACGACCCGGGCACGGTCCTCAACGGCAACTACGTCCACGACGTGGTACGAGGGCCGGCCGCCTGCGGCTCGGCCGTGGCCGGCCTCTACATGGACGAGGGGTCGAACAACATGACCCTTTCGAACAACGTGCTGTCGCACACCGACGGATTCATCAACCAGAACCGCAACGGCTCCAGCGTCACGCTCACCAACAACACGACGTCCGGCGACTCGGTCATCAAGGCCTCCGGTCTCGAGTCCGCCTACCGGGGGCTGGCGGCGAAGCTCGACCTCGCCCACAACAAGCCGGCGTCCTCCTCGTCGGTCTTCGGTTCCGGCTGGTCGGCCGGCAACGCCGTCGACAACGACGGCTCGACCGGCTGGTCGCCCACCGGGAGTGACGCCTCGGCGTGGTGGCAGGTCGACCTGGGACAGACCTACCAGCTCGGACAGCTCTCACTGACAACCCGTCAGGACCTGGACCAGTCCGAGACCCGCGGCAAGTTCGAGGTCCGGGCCTCCAACGACCCGTCCTTCGGCACCTACACCGTCCTGGGACGCCAGACGGAGACGCTGCCGCTCGCCTCGACGCTCACGGGCAACGTAGACGTCCGGCAGAAGTTCCGCTACGTGCGGGTCGCCAAGACCGACGGCGGGTACTTCTTCATCGCCGACTTCAGCGTCCAGCAGGCCGGCGGGGCGCTGGAGGACTCCACCGGTACGCCGAACATCAACCCGTCGACGAACTACACGATCAAGAACGTCAACAGCGGGCAGTTGATGGATGTCAACGCGGGGTCCACCGCCGACGGTGCGAGCGTCATCCAGTGGCCGAGCCACGGTGGTGCCAACCAGCAGTGGAACATCGTTCCGGTCAGTGGGCAGCTCTACAGGATCGTGAACAGGAACAGCGGCAAAGCTCTCGACATCAACGCCTCCAGCCATCGGAGGGGGACCGCGCTGCAGCAGTACACCTACGGCGGCGGCAGCAACCAGCTGTGGTACTTCGAGCCGACCAGCGGTGGGTACGTCATCCGCAACTTCGAGAGCAGGCAGATCCTGGAGGTGAACGGCGGATCGACGGCGAACGGAGCCACCGTCGCTCAGTGGATGCCCCTGAACCAGTCCAACCAGGCCTGGACGATCCAGTGA
- a CDS encoding aldo/keto reductase produces MQQREIRNTPVALTGLGFGGAVIGNLYKAVPSEDALAAVDTAWDTGIRYFDTAPHYGLGLSEERLGAALRGRRRDEYVISSKAGKLLVPNPRPRGMDDEGFAVPDDLCRRWDFSRTGVLRSIDGTLARTGLDRLDIVYVHDPDAHWRQAAGEAMPTLADLRDQGVIGAIGAGMNQSAMLARFLRETAADVVMLAGRYTLLDQSALDDVLPAARELGKSVVAAGVFNSGLLSADRPAEGMQYDYQDAPPELVARALAIAEICEAHGTTLPAAAIAFPYTHPSVVNVTLGMRSPEQVTRNVELHLSTVPEALWDDLRAQGLIRPDVPRAALTERNPNG; encoded by the coding sequence TTGCAGCAACGCGAGATCCGCAATACGCCCGTGGCGCTCACCGGACTCGGCTTCGGCGGCGCCGTCATCGGCAACCTCTACAAGGCCGTTCCGTCCGAGGACGCGCTCGCCGCCGTCGACACGGCCTGGGACACCGGTATCCGCTACTTCGACACCGCCCCGCACTACGGCCTCGGTCTGTCCGAAGAACGCCTGGGCGCCGCCCTGCGGGGCCGCCGGCGTGACGAGTACGTCATCTCCTCCAAGGCGGGCAAGCTGCTCGTGCCCAACCCCCGGCCCCGTGGCATGGACGACGAGGGCTTCGCCGTACCCGACGACCTGTGCCGCCGCTGGGACTTCAGCCGCACCGGCGTCCTGCGGTCGATCGACGGCACCCTCGCCCGCACGGGCCTGGACCGCCTCGACATCGTCTACGTCCACGATCCGGACGCCCACTGGCGGCAGGCCGCCGGGGAAGCCATGCCCACGCTCGCGGACCTGCGCGACCAGGGCGTGATCGGCGCGATCGGCGCCGGTATGAACCAGTCGGCGATGCTCGCCCGCTTCCTGCGCGAGACCGCCGCCGACGTGGTGATGCTCGCCGGGCGCTATACGCTCCTGGACCAGTCCGCGCTGGACGACGTCCTGCCCGCCGCGCGGGAACTCGGCAAGAGTGTTGTCGCGGCCGGTGTCTTCAACTCGGGACTGCTCTCCGCCGACCGGCCCGCGGAGGGCATGCAGTACGACTACCAGGACGCCCCGCCGGAGCTCGTCGCGCGGGCGCTGGCGATCGCCGAGATCTGCGAGGCGCACGGCACCACCCTGCCCGCCGCCGCGATCGCCTTCCCGTACACCCACCCCAGCGTCGTCAACGTCACCCTCGGCATGCGCAGTCCCGAGCAAGTGACACGGAACGTGGAACTGCACCTGAGCACCGTCCCCGAGGCCCTCTGGGACGACCTCCGCGCTCAGGGGCTGATCAGGCCGGACGTGCCGCGGGCAGCGCTCACCGAGCGGAATCCGAATGGCTGA